The genomic window CGAGCCTCACCTGCTGGACACTGAGCCCTGGGACGAGGTCATGGCCGTCAACGCTAGGGGGGTCTTTCTCGCCATGAAGACTATGATTCCGGAGATGCGGAAGGCGGGAAGGGGCTCCATCATAAACGTCTCGTCCATCTCGGGCTTCGTGGGCATGGAGGGCACCCACATGGGCTACAACGCCTCCAAGGCCGCGGTCCGCATCATGACCAAGTCGGCGGCCGTCCAGAACGCAAAGCAGGGCATCCGGGTGAACTCGGTGCACCCCGGCATCATGCCGCCTATGCAGCGGACCGTGCGCACGCCCGAGCGGGTTGAATACTTGGTGACGGAGAAGATTCCCATGGGGCGCATCGGCAGGGTCGAGGAGGTCGCGGCCGGTGTGCTCTTCCTCGCGTCCGACGAGGCGTCGTACATTACCGGCACGGAGCTCGTCATCGACGGCGGCTACCTGGCGATCTGAGGGATCGAGGCGAGGCTGTCCCTACTCCTGGAAGTCCACGCGAATCAGCGGGCTCTCCGCCACCCATCGGTCGACGTCCATGTGGGCCATGCGCGCCTCCGCCGCCTTCATCCTCGTGAGAATGTCCCGCTTCTCGTCGGAGTCCGTGATTGGCACGGCCTTCGACGGGATGTCGCGCTGGGCGCTCTCCTTGACGTGGAAGGTCATGTCCGGGTTGGCCAGCATGTTGGCGAACCAGGACCGCTTGCCGGGCAGGCTGGTCAGGTAGACGGCCCCGTCGACAAGGTGGTGCCATATCTCGATGCGGCGGGCCTCGCCGGACTTGCGGCCAATGGTGGTGATGTCAACGTTGCGGTCGACTTCCAGCGCCTGCCGAACGGCGTCGTCCATGACAGTTCTCCTGCGTAAGGTGACCCCACTGTAGTTGGCGTCGGACGCAGTGTCCACCGTGACACCCGTCCGTTGACGCGCCATCGGGCGCTCACTACACTACGGGCATCCCCAACCCCTCCCCGGAGGTGCTCTATGGCAAGGATCAGGCACATCGCTCTGGCCACTGACGACCCGGAGGCCACCGCGAAGTTCTACAAGGAGGGTCTGGGCCTCAAGGAGGTGGGGAAGGTCAATTCCACCACCGCCGAGGGCTACTACCTGAGCGACGGCCACGTCAACCTGGCCGTGCTCAAGTTCAAGGGCGACGACCCCGCCACCACCGAGGGCATCCTCCGCTACACCGGCGTCCACCATTTCGGCCTGCAGGTGGACGACATGGACGAGGCCCGCGCCCGCATTGAGGCCGCCGGCGCCGTCCACCGCCCCTACCCTGGCACCGAGGAGATGGCCGCCCGCGGCAACGTCGAGGTGAAGTTCTCGGGCCCCGACGGCGTCACCGTCGACCTGTCCGAGACCGGCTGGCTGGGCACGTCCGAGCCGGAGGACTAGCGGCCGTTCGCCCTGAGGGAAATCGAAGAAGGAACGGGCGGTCAATACGCAGCGGAGAGAGGAGAGCATCATGCCAAGGATCAAGCACATCGCCATCGCAACCCAGGACCCGGAGGCCACCGCCAGGTTCTACAAGGAGGGCCTCGGCCTGCGTGAGGCCGGCCAAGTCAACTCTGTCGCGGCGGAAGGCTACTACCTCACCGACGGCTACATCAATGTGGCCATCCTCCGCTTTAAGGACGACGACGCCGCCACGACCGAGGGCGAGATCCGCTACACAGGCATCCACCACTTCGGCTTTGAGGTGGACGCAATGGCTGAGGCGGAGGAGCAAATCCTGTCAGCGGGAGCCGTCCACCGGCCGAGTAGCATCACGACGGAAAACGCCCAGCTTCCACGCCACGGCAACGTCGAGGTGAAGTTTGTCGGCCCGGACGGCGTCACCGTCGACCTCTCGGAGGCCGGCTGGGTGGGAACTGCCCCGGACTAGGCGCCGCAGCGCTGCACAACGAAACGGGGGCGGCCGAGTGGCCGCCCTCGCTCCGCTGTCTTGCCCCAATTCCCGTGCTGACATACAGCCCTTGACCGAGCGCCCTAATTGAACAGATCCCGCAGTTTCTGCAGTTCCGCTTCACTATATCGGAAGGTGGCCGGGTCCCACACCATGGTGATCTCCGGTAGTTCTACGTGTTTGGTGATAGTCCCCGTAATCCGCGTAATCGCGACCTGTGTGTAGATGAGCAGCGCTGCCCCATCTTCCACGATGCACTCATTGGTGAAAAGGGTCGGCGTGCTGCCGCATTCCATGTACTGGTTGTCCTCATCAAAATAGTCGTCCTCGGGCGTGACACCCGGCTTCAGCACGGCAAACTGGTACCCCTGTCCTATGTCAGGCTCCTGGAACACGAAGGTGAAGGTTCCTTCGCCACACAGCGGAATGACGTGGGTGATGCTGGGCGCCATGACCAGCTCCACCTCTTGGTCGACCGCAAACTTCGTCGTCAGATCCGAGTGCATGACGTTGTTCGCGTCCTCGCTGTTGCCATAGCCGAAGGCGTGGCCGAGCTCATGCCAGAGGAGGCGCCGGACGGTCTCTCCGTCGTACGGCACCCAGTCACCGAGGCAGTTGGTCTCGCCCAGGGGTGCGAGGAGCCGACGGCTCTCGCCGACGATGGTGGCCTGGTGGCCGCCCGCGTCGCGCAGCCAGCCGATGGTGAAGTCGGGGGTCTCTTGCGGCCCGGAACGGCTGACCGTAAAGCCCTCCTCGGTCCAGGACGCCAGATCTTCGGTCAACAATTGGAGCGATTCTTCCACCCCATCCGCAGCGTACTCCGGCAGGTCGTCGACGGTGTAGGTAAGCAGGCCGGTTACGATCCCTCGCAAGAAGAGGTGGCCCAATGCCCGCTCCCACTCCGCCTCCCGCTGCAGCTCCGTCCGCGTAGAAGCAAGCTCCCGCTCCGCCCGCTGCTTCGCCAAGCGGTCACGAGACGCCACTTGTTGAGCCTCCTCCGCGGCATCCATTGCTGTTTGCGCCGCCGCTTCCGCCGCGATGCGCTCCTGCTGCTCCTCTCTGGCCTGCTGCAGCGCCTCATTCTTCAGCATCTCTTGGCTGATGCCCTCCTGCTCAGCGGTCGTCCTGGCAAGTGACTCGCGCTGCGTGGCCGCCTCCGCGACGCCCCTCGCAATGCGTGCGGCGTCAAGCTGCTGCTGCAGCGTCGCCTGTTGCTGTTGCAGGGATGCAACCTGCGACTCCGCATTCACCCGGCTTTGCGTTTGCACCTGGATCTCGGCCGCCGCTTCAGTGTCGTCCAGCTTGGCCAGGTCAAGGTCGCTGCGGACCGTGAAAAGGAGGTAAGTCGTCAGGCCAATGAGGCCCAGCATCACAAGAAAACCAAGGACTGTTCCGTTCAGAAATCGTGCGTTGCCGCGCCGTCTGTTCACTTGCATGGCCAACTTCCCAAGTAGGAAAGCCAGGCCATGTTGTGGCATGGTCTGGCTCCCGTGTGATACGGAGAAAGGAGGCTCACGGAAGGGTCAGCCTCATCTCCGTGGTCTGGTAAGTAGTCTGTGTGCAATTAGCTGGTCTGACGGGTCTGGAGCGCGTGGTAGCGGAACTTCTCCCGCGCCGCGTCCAGCCGGCCTCCCTTGGCGATCTCCTGCCGGATGTTGTCTTCCGCCTCTTCAATCTCTCGGCTGATGTTCAGCACCTCTTCAACACGCTCCTGCGGGATCACCACGATGCCGTCGGCGTCGCCGATGAGGACGTCGCCGGGCGTCACGTGGACCTCGCCCAGCGAGCAGGGCTCATTGATGCCGACGCACTCCACGCGGTCCTTGCCGGTGCGCATGGTGTTGCCCCGGCTGAAGATGGGGTAGCCCAGCTCCAGGCTGCGCATCGCGTCTCGGCAGACACCGTGGATAACCGTGCCCGCAACCTTGTTGCGGTGGGCCATGATCGTCAGGATGTCGCCCCAGACGGTTGCGTTCGGCTTGCCCTCGTTGTCCAGGACCACCACGTACCCCTCGGGCACCTCGTCGATGTAGTCGCCCACGTTGCCCGGCTTCACCGCGTCGACGGGAATGGTCTTCACCGTGAAGGCCCGCCCGGCCAGTCGGAAGCTGCGGGCCAACGGCATGATGCCGACGGCCTGCCCGTTGATCCCCAGCCTGTCCAGGGCGTCGCTGATGGCGGTGGTCCCCATTGTGTTCAGCTCTTCAATGACCTTCTCCATGGACTACTTCCTTTCCAGCATGGTTTCGTAGTTGGACCCCATGACCTGGCTGATGGGCACGCCCGACAGCACGTCCTTGGTCATGAGCGCCTCTCTGGCCGCGATATCCTCCGCCGCAGCCACCGCTTCCTCCGCGTGGTCGGCCGAGATGAAGACGACGCCGCTGCTGTCCGCGATGACGAGGTCGCCCGGCTTCACCCAGACGCCGCACATCTCGATCAGCTCGTTGCACGACTCTTCGATAATGCGTGTCCGGGCGGTTACCTGCACCCCGGCGCGCCCGTAGACCGGCAGGCCCAGCTCCCGGCTCTCGTCCACGTCCCGAACGGCCCCGTCGACGATGACGCCCGCGACGCCCTTGACCTTGGCGCCGTTCGATAGGATGCCGCCCCACGCAGCGCAGTCGAGGCGCCCGCGGTGGTCGATGACAATGACGTCGCCCGGATTGGAGGCCTCGATGGCTGCCGCACCCAAGTGTCGCGTCGAACGCTCGCCACCGAAGGCTTTCATACGCGTCGTGACAACACGCCCGCAGATCTTGGCCGTCACCGTGAGGGGCCGCAGGCCAATGACCGAGCCCTTCAACCCCAACCGGTCCAGGGCGTCTGAGGCCGCACAGGCGTCGACCTTGGAGAGGCGTGCAACCAGGGTTTCCTGGGCCGCTTCCTGCGTTGCCATAGGAGTACCCCCACAAGCGGAATGCTGTGCGCAGTGTAACGCCTTGGGAGGCAATACGCTAGCAGTTTGGAGGGAATGAATTTCGCGTTTCTTGGGCAATTTCGCGAGAAACGGGGGGAGTCCGGACGGCCTGGGGCGCCGGTGTCGGGCCGCCAGAGAAGCAAAAAGGGGCCCCGCCTGACAGGCGGGGCCCCTGGTATCCGTGTCAGCTTGGACTTACGTCCACTCAACCATGCCCCAGCCGCCGCCGGTGCCGGCGTTGGTGCGGTACACGGGCTCGTAGCCGATCTTCTCTGCCTTCAGGTGTTCCAGCGCCCCCGCGATGGTGACCCAGTTCAGGGTCTCAGAGGCGGCGGAGTGCAGGCGATGGCGCGGCAGGTTCATCAGGATGTCCGCGTCGTTGTCCACCATGCCCTTGAGCGCGGTGCGGTCCAGCTCCTCGTCCACCGTGAAGTGGCTCAGGCCGCCGGAGGTCATGATGGCCACCCGGGTGCCGTTGCCGCCGCTCCAGGACTCGACGGCCTGGCGGATGGCACGGCCAAACTCGAAGCAGCGCTTGGCGCTGGGCTGGTTCGGCGGGTAGCAGGTGTTCTGCCAAATGGGAACGATGGGGATGAGGTTCTCCTCCATCACGCGCTTCACCACGAAGCTCCACGCGTGGGGCAGGCCGAACTGCCGGGGCTGGGTCACGCGGACAGTCTCCATCTCGCCGCCCTTGGAGTGCGGGTACCGGTGGCCCACTGTGCCGCCGGGGTTCTCCCGCAGGTACTTCGAGTGGGACACGTCAAAGTCGTGGTCAATCATGTACTCGATGATGTGGCGGCCCAGTTCGGAGACCACGGGGATCTCCAGCTCGCGCTGGGGGTAGCCCGCCGCGGAAGCCTTGGCGGCCTCGGATGCGTCCGGCGCCACCTTGCGGGGGTAGTAATTGATGGAGTCGCCCCAGTAGACCATGAAGGCAGGCATGTTGTCCTCGAAGAGCATCTCGTCCTGGTCGTCGCCAACCATGACGGCGATGTCGGGCTTGATGCGCTTGTAGGTCTCCGCCAGGTGGGCGATCGCCGCGTCAGTGTTTTCCTTCTGCCGCTTGTGGGTCTCATAGTTGCAGAGGTCCGCAATGCTGGGGTTGGCCCGCTCCAGGGCCTCCTCGAAGCTGTAGATCTCGCCGGTCGGAGCGAAGCACAGCTCCTTGTTCCGCTGGTCGTTGAGGGCGTGG from Chloroflexota bacterium includes these protein-coding regions:
- a CDS encoding glucose 1-dehydrogenase — protein: MRLEGKVAIITGAARGMGAEEARMFAREGAKVAVADIAEEEAQAVVAEIAEAGGEAMFLSLNVASEENWAEAVATVVARFGGVDILVNNAGVDGAHEPHLLDTEPWDEVMAVNARGVFLAMKTMIPEMRKAGRGSIINVSSISGFVGMEGTHMGYNASKAAVRIMTKSAAVQNAKQGIRVNSVHPGIMPPMQRTVRTPERVEYLVTEKIPMGRIGRVEEVAAGVLFLASDEASYITGTELVIDGGYLAI
- a CDS encoding nitroreductase/quinone reductase family protein, whose product is MDDAVRQALEVDRNVDITTIGRKSGEARRIEIWHHLVDGAVYLTSLPGKRSWFANMLANPDMTFHVKESAQRDIPSKAVPITDSDEKRDILTRMKAAEARMAHMDVDRWVAESPLIRVDFQE
- a CDS encoding VOC family protein, whose amino-acid sequence is MARIRHIALATDDPEATAKFYKEGLGLKEVGKVNSTTAEGYYLSDGHVNLAVLKFKGDDPATTEGILRYTGVHHFGLQVDDMDEARARIEAAGAVHRPYPGTEEMAARGNVEVKFSGPDGVTVDLSETGWLGTSEPED
- a CDS encoding VOC family protein, which translates into the protein MPRIKHIAIATQDPEATARFYKEGLGLREAGQVNSVAAEGYYLTDGYINVAILRFKDDDAATTEGEIRYTGIHHFGFEVDAMAEAEEQILSAGAVHRPSSITTENAQLPRHGNVEVKFVGPDGVTVDLSEAGWVGTAPD
- a CDS encoding RraA family protein, whose product is MEKVIEELNTMGTTAISDALDRLGINGQAVGIMPLARSFRLAGRAFTVKTIPVDAVKPGNVGDYIDEVPEGYVVVLDNEGKPNATVWGDILTIMAHRNKVAGTVIHGVCRDAMRSLELGYPIFSRGNTMRTGKDRVECVGINEPCSLGEVHVTPGDVLIGDADGIVVIPQERVEEVLNISREIEEAEDNIRQEIAKGGRLDAAREKFRYHALQTRQTS
- a CDS encoding RraA family protein; the protein is MATQEAAQETLVARLSKVDACAASDALDRLGLKGSVIGLRPLTVTAKICGRVVTTRMKAFGGERSTRHLGAAAIEASNPGDVIVIDHRGRLDCAAWGGILSNGAKVKGVAGVIVDGAVRDVDESRELGLPVYGRAGVQVTARTRIIEESCNELIEMCGVWVKPGDLVIADSSGVVFISADHAEEAVAAAEDIAAREALMTKDVLSGVPISQVMGSNYETMLERK